The region TTGAGAAATCCTCACATGATCGCCTATTTTTAAAGAAGTCTATTCATGCTTTGAGTTCATAATATCGCTGTAGATATTTCGCCAAATTGTTAAGGAGTTCTTTTTCGTGACATCCACAGGTCGGCATCGGATAATACGGTGGTAAGTTTGGTTTGGTcaggtctgtcagtttgaaataatgcctcacaggggctggtagtgtagtttagatagcggtcaccatctaggaccgtattgtactttagccaggttagaaaatttatcatcacaatttctaattgacctccctggctcttttgtcagtctgggacaataaacgccaagtatcaggtgttcagactgtttaatcactagcacctatgtttgttgaatagtgttcaattaatggacctatctaacataaggattgctatgtcagctgtctgttcattataaaacagcatggtcaattgcactatttgcaaaccaattgggttgcctttacagtcgactgtctagtgtaaggcaacaagattgattgcattataatcgcaaatcaatctgtttgtgtaaatcagcctccacagtcgtctgtttagtgtaaagcagtgttattaattacactacactaaaaaccattctatttgcttttacataatgtgcaattaatctaccagccttcttacattggcgcattaaaaaaccagttcttacgcgcaatttttgtgcaactgctgtttgctattcgaacccattgcaacaaaaattgtgtgcagttgattggcatcgcacaatttttgggcatcattcagtcttattttcgtcctgatgaagcagcgcgccaaataatctgtcttgcgctgcggaaacgcgttgacgattagacgattacggacgatcttgttcgccctggtccacattggatttcagttaactatttatatgttcatcaaattcgcaattttgcgaattgacatatattataagtagcttggacttctcctgacttaattgtcattacaagtccagccttctagcctgtttccgatgatacagactttgacctaatttaagaactgggtcttgtcagatcgatgaccctatggggaagtgaataagtctagtaacaaataaggttacggactcagtacagtgctcccataagcgagtgtactagtataatatttgtctagtgtggatgatctaattgtcattatccaccacttagggttttatgagtgacgctctctagttgttttggaacagtgtctttccatcaataggcatgttcttattaatgcataacaacatggagttatctcagtaggcgctaccactttctggtcccttgtatacctgataacggcccgctacggtcaccaccttatctggtagcccctcttatcattatcaatttaaataatatattaaaattctgtatttgagtcattctaattacttaagcaaattgcgctaatcccataggcaattaattttgtggttgttttgtatggttgtctgtcattttgtgtccgtttaggtcggaaccatcctgccttagcagtattggttttttatcattaatattaataaaggttatattttagtttcaggcactttcagtgacaCATAGTACAATTAACACCCAGTGTCGTCCTCGCTGAGTTGAATCATCAGTATTAATTATATAAGCCGATGGTCTTTTATCCACATCCATTTCTGTCAATCGAAATCGAGTTGTCTGCTCGTTGCTTTCCGGAGATATGTACGAGAGCCATATATTCCCTAATAGCTAATTCACCCTCAAAATCAGGCTGAAAAGGCCTGGCCGGAATCTGTTGACCATCCAGATACAAGGCCGCGTGGTTTACGGAATAATGGTGAAAACAGAGAGGATTTTTTTGGAAGCTaccgctaaaggcttcattgtccacaaaggctaatatcacagttttaggtatctggcccaggaacaaattttcaTGGGTTGCTATACGGCTTCCGATTGCTATGCTGAAGACTTTGAGACTCGTCCTATCCAAAGTATATTTAGCAGTGGTTGCTAGTAGCGCCTGGCTGtgccctatgcagacggctggggATACTTGTACTCTCTTGATGAAAATTGAAGCATGAAGGATTTGAACTTTAAATCCATCAGGGTCTGCTGACATCAAGCAGAACGAGTCTTTATTCCTTGTTAGTTTTATCTTTAAATCCAGACCATTCAAGATAAGCTTCGGTTGGTTAAATATATCGCCATAAATAGGCCCCAGAAGCTCCACAGTTTTAGAGCGCTGTGTTGCTGCAGCTCTTTTAGCGAAGCCTAAATTTGGGCCATCGAGTGTCCTTTCATGGTGGTGACCAGCCGAATCCTTGTAAAAAAGTCCGGCTGTAATTTGGGATGCGAGCGTTTGACCACTATAATTTAAAATTGTCTCGATGAACGCTCTATAGCTATAAAGATTATCGGATTGTGAGATTAGTCGATCCCCCAATGTGATGTCCACTTGGTTAAAAAGTGTAGCTACAGGGTAATTAATAAAGCCCACACGTGCACCATCGGGGATGGCTGTGTTATGTTGTTTAACTATACGACAGGTTAAGTGCAGGAGGGTGTTATTTAAGTTGTAGTAATATTCGCCGCTACCCGATATGAAAAATTCCAACGGCGT is a window of Eleutherodactylus coqui strain aEleCoq1 chromosome 4, aEleCoq1.hap1, whole genome shotgun sequence DNA encoding:
- the LOC136626782 gene encoding uncharacterized protein F54H12.2-like gives rise to the protein MAFIHDGSVECTKSKLDIFTIPPTQTSIEKSLFVEVLPITALTDNTPLEFFISGSGEYYYNLNNTLLHLTCRIVKQHNTAIPDGARVGFINYPVATLFNQVDITLGDRLISQSDNLYSYRAFIETILNYSGQTLASQITAGLFYKDSAGHHHERTLDGPNLGFAKRAAATQRSKTVELLGPIYGDIFNQPKLILNGLDLKIKLTRNKDSFCLMSADPDGFKVQILHASIFIKRVQVSPAVCIGHSQALLATTAKYTLDRTSLKVFSIAIGSRIATHENLFLGQIPKTVILAFVDNEAFSGSFQKNPLCFHHYSVNHAALYLDGQQIPARPFQPDFEGELAIREYMALVHISGKQRADNSISIDRNGCG